One Glutamicibacter mishrai genomic window carries:
- a CDS encoding ROK family transcriptional regulator, translating into MTDSTAGPRALATLTDIRVFDYLCAAPATRTQISADLGISKPTASQAISRLQENGLAIAIDRPVETKRGRTPERYALRSEFGHLLALCLQAESLQVRATDLSGAIVVDRLYPLTPQSSAAEVEKMAATEIARVRKQLGSPLLAAAVSQAAPVLREDAERVVPTVIFPASGANLAGLFAADIPVVLDNDVNWMAVAEAGDTDGSLMMLYIGAGLGAGLVIDGKLHRGRHGTAGELETQLLGDQNLRDVLGEVGMFQTRILWERLADQRTWPVFLKPLSQVLANLVGFVDPQQLVVTGPAVTAQLCEALADEVNERLLVPVTVRPSTLGVQSAAHGAIAGAREVALFNLWENYRER; encoded by the coding sequence GTGACTGATTCGACCGCTGGCCCACGGGCACTGGCAACTCTGACCGATATCCGGGTGTTCGACTACCTGTGCGCCGCCCCGGCCACTCGCACCCAGATTTCTGCGGACCTTGGCATTTCCAAGCCCACCGCATCCCAGGCGATTTCCCGCCTGCAGGAGAATGGGTTGGCCATCGCCATCGACCGTCCGGTCGAAACCAAGCGCGGCCGGACCCCGGAACGCTATGCGTTGCGCAGCGAGTTCGGGCACCTGCTGGCACTGTGCCTGCAGGCCGAGTCCCTTCAGGTGCGGGCCACCGATCTTTCCGGCGCGATTGTGGTGGACCGGCTCTACCCATTGACCCCGCAAAGCAGCGCCGCCGAGGTGGAGAAGATGGCGGCCACCGAAATCGCCCGGGTGCGCAAGCAACTGGGTTCCCCTCTGTTGGCGGCCGCGGTCAGCCAGGCGGCCCCGGTGCTGCGCGAGGATGCCGAACGCGTGGTGCCCACCGTGATTTTCCCGGCCTCCGGTGCCAACCTCGCCGGGCTTTTTGCCGCTGATATCCCCGTGGTGCTGGACAACGACGTGAACTGGATGGCCGTGGCCGAAGCCGGCGATACCGACGGCTCGTTGATGATGCTGTACATCGGCGCCGGCCTGGGTGCCGGTTTGGTGATTGATGGAAAGCTGCACCGCGGACGCCACGGCACCGCCGGCGAGCTGGAGACCCAGCTGCTCGGGGATCAGAACCTGCGCGACGTGCTCGGCGAGGTCGGCATGTTCCAGACCCGCATCCTGTGGGAGCGTCTGGCCGATCAGCGGACTTGGCCGGTATTCTTGAAGCCGCTGAGCCAGGTGCTGGCCAATCTGGTCGGCTTTGTGGACCCCCAGCAGCTGGTGGTGACCGGTCCCGCGGTGACCGCTCAATTGTGCGAAGCGCTGGCTGACGAGGTCAATGAGCGCTTGCTGGTTCCGGTGACTGTCCGCCCGTCAACCTTGGGCGTGCAGTCCGCCGCCCATGGCGCGATTGCCGGGGCCCGCGAGGTCGCCTTATTTAATCTTTGGGAAAACTACCGAGAACGTTGA
- a CDS encoding alcohol dehydrogenase catalytic domain-containing protein: protein MLIQAAVLEQRENQRPYAEHRPLALREVQLDGPGPGEVLVRITAAGLCHSDLSVIDGNRPRPVPMVLGHESAGIVEQAGEGVDLAVGQQVISVFLPRCEHCAACATGGKLPCTAGTEANTAGTLLTGARRLAMDGSPVHHHLGVSAFADYAVMDARSLVPVGQDVPGEVAAVLGCAVLTGGGALRNAARASGAEDVAIVGLGGVGMAALLVAVGQRTTGKILAIDANGDKLATALELGADEACTPQDLAGRSAQIVIEAAGHPRAFETALAATGVGGTLVTVGLPAPGAVSSIEPLALTAGARTIIGSYMGSALPAKDIPYYEELWRAGRLPVEKLVRTRPMAQINEALDELAEGRSVRQVLLP from the coding sequence ATGCTGATCCAGGCTGCCGTGCTCGAACAGCGCGAGAACCAGCGACCCTACGCCGAGCACCGGCCATTGGCCCTGCGCGAAGTGCAGCTTGATGGCCCCGGGCCCGGCGAGGTGCTGGTGCGGATCACCGCTGCCGGGCTGTGCCACTCGGATCTGTCGGTGATCGACGGGAACCGGCCGCGGCCGGTGCCGATGGTGCTCGGCCACGAATCGGCCGGCATCGTCGAACAGGCCGGCGAGGGGGTGGATCTTGCCGTGGGGCAACAGGTCATCTCGGTGTTCCTGCCACGCTGCGAGCACTGCGCCGCCTGCGCCACCGGCGGCAAGCTGCCCTGCACCGCAGGCACCGAAGCCAATACGGCCGGAACGCTGCTCACCGGCGCTCGCCGGCTGGCGATGGATGGTTCGCCGGTCCACCACCATCTGGGGGTATCGGCCTTCGCTGACTATGCGGTGATGGATGCGCGCAGCTTGGTTCCCGTCGGGCAGGATGTGCCGGGCGAAGTTGCCGCGGTGCTCGGCTGCGCTGTGCTCACCGGAGGCGGGGCGCTGCGCAATGCCGCCCGCGCCAGCGGCGCCGAGGACGTGGCCATTGTAGGGCTGGGCGGGGTCGGCATGGCTGCCCTGCTGGTGGCCGTCGGGCAGCGCACCACCGGCAAGATCCTGGCCATCGACGCGAATGGGGACAAACTCGCCACAGCGCTGGAGCTGGGCGCCGACGAGGCCTGCACGCCCCAGGACCTGGCAGGCCGCAGCGCGCAGATCGTCATTGAAGCGGCAGGGCACCCGCGCGCCTTCGAAACCGCGTTGGCGGCCACCGGCGTCGGCGGGACGCTGGTAACCGTTGGTCTGCCGGCACCGGGGGCGGTGAGCAGCATCGAGCCGCTGGCGCTGACCGCCGGGGCGCGCACCATTATCGGCAGCTATATGGGCTCGGCCCTGCCAGCCAAGGACATTCCCTACTACGAGGAGCTCTGGCGGGCCGGTAGGCTGCCGGTCGAAAAGCTGGTGCGCACCCGGCCGATGGCGCAGATCAATGAGGCGCTGGATGAACTGGCCGAAGGACGCTCGGTGCGCCAAGTCCTGCTGCCGTGA
- the mmsB gene encoding 3-hydroxyisobutyrate dehydrogenase produces MSSYAWIGLGNMGGPMTANLVAAGHTVKGFDLNEQACAAAAEGGVQIAGSIAEAMDSVDAVFTMLPKGQHVRSVYEGEAGIWAHATKQMLLIDSSTVDIETSRYIHEGSAQRGLDFVDAPVSGGISGAAAGTLAFMLGGEAELMARATEYIAPMSGRTIVAGAASMGIAAKICNNMMLFIDLMASAEGSQLAEKLGLDPKVFWEIASVSSGRSWAQQTWYPVPDIIDTAAANKNFEATFRTDLARKDVGLALDAGQSTGVRLPAATLAKEHFDELIAQGLGDRDCSLIVKNLLPDEKVRGWDPEQAS; encoded by the coding sequence CTGGTCGCGGCAGGGCATACCGTCAAGGGATTCGACCTCAACGAGCAGGCCTGCGCCGCGGCAGCCGAAGGCGGCGTGCAGATCGCAGGTTCCATCGCCGAAGCCATGGACTCGGTGGATGCCGTATTCACCATGCTGCCCAAGGGCCAGCACGTGCGCTCGGTCTACGAGGGGGAGGCCGGGATCTGGGCCCATGCCACCAAGCAGATGTTGCTGATCGATTCCTCCACCGTGGACATCGAAACCTCGCGCTACATCCACGAAGGATCCGCGCAGCGCGGGTTGGATTTCGTGGACGCGCCGGTATCCGGCGGGATCTCCGGAGCAGCGGCCGGCACCCTGGCCTTCATGCTCGGCGGAGAGGCAGAGCTCATGGCGCGCGCCACCGAGTACATCGCCCCGATGAGCGGGCGGACCATTGTCGCAGGAGCCGCCAGCATGGGCATTGCCGCGAAGATCTGCAACAACATGATGCTCTTCATCGACCTGATGGCCAGCGCCGAAGGATCGCAGCTGGCCGAAAAGCTCGGACTGGATCCCAAGGTGTTCTGGGAGATCGCCTCGGTCTCCTCCGGACGCTCCTGGGCGCAGCAGACCTGGTACCCGGTCCCGGATATCATCGACACCGCCGCGGCCAACAAGAACTTCGAAGCCACCTTCCGCACGGACCTGGCGCGCAAGGATGTGGGATTGGCGCTGGATGCGGGGCAGAGCACCGGGGTGCGGCTGCCGGCGGCGACCCTGGCCAAGGAGCACTTCGACGAGCTGATCGCCCAGGGGCTGGGGGACCGGGACTGCTCGCTGATCGTCAAGAACCTGCTGCCCGATGAAAAGGTCCGCGGCTGGGACCCAGAGCAGGCCAGCTAG